One region of Terriglobales bacterium genomic DNA includes:
- a CDS encoding GxxExxY protein: MEQGARRALSAADLSHEIIKAALKVHSVLGPGLLESAYEACLLYELQRAGFRVASQVPLPLIYESVKLDLGYRIDLLVEDTVLVELKAIEEIAPVHKAQLLSYLRLSKKSLRLLINFNVTHLKDGIHRILNGDDWRKPS; this comes from the coding sequence ATGGAGCAAGGTGCTCGACGGGCTCTTTCTGCAGCCGATCTTAGCCACGAAATCATTAAGGCCGCGCTGAAGGTCCATTCGGTTTTGGGTCCTGGATTACTCGAGAGTGCCTACGAAGCGTGTCTGCTTTATGAACTGCAGCGAGCGGGATTCAGGGTTGCTTCGCAAGTCCCTCTTCCACTGATCTACGAATCCGTGAAGCTAGATCTTGGATACAGAATCGACCTTCTAGTTGAGGACACGGTACTCGTGGAGTTGAAGGCGATTGAGGAAATTGCGCCAGTTCACAAGGCACAACTTCTCTCCTATTTGCGCTTAAGTAAGAAGAGTCTGAGACTCCTCATCAATTTCAATGTGACTCACCTGAAGGATGGAATCCATCGCATTCTCAATGGGGATGACTGGAGAAAGCCTTCGTGA
- a CDS encoding IS1595 family transposase → MSTNLCQVFEQYGDDVRCREYLEALRWPNKVTCPECKSEKISRVKLRHVFDCDSCRYQFSVTAGTIFHDTHLPLHKWFAVTYLLCESRKGMSANQIKRMLGISYKTAWYLCHRIRKAMAAVPPQLPLTGTIEVDETYVGGRRRGSGGGPTAGGHKEIVIGIRQRNSEANPSGELRFFHTEDVKSGTLAKYIRENISTDAVDVIMTDELPAYPPAMMKAGVHGTRHKTIRHKRRIYVEGDIHTNTVESAFSLLKRGIVGTWHRISAKHLEAYLNEMCFRFNNRKNPYLFRDTLLKMIESENMEYKQLTAFDEQHVA, encoded by the coding sequence ATGTCAACTAACCTCTGCCAAGTCTTTGAACAGTACGGCGACGATGTGAGATGCCGTGAGTACTTAGAAGCTCTACGCTGGCCGAATAAAGTGACCTGTCCGGAGTGCAAGTCTGAAAAGATTTCCCGCGTAAAGCTTCGCCATGTGTTTGATTGCGATTCATGCCGCTATCAGTTCTCCGTCACTGCTGGAACGATCTTCCATGACACACACCTTCCCCTTCACAAATGGTTCGCCGTCACTTATCTGCTCTGCGAATCGCGCAAGGGAATGAGCGCAAACCAGATTAAGAGAATGCTTGGAATCAGCTACAAGACCGCGTGGTACCTCTGCCATAGAATCCGCAAAGCTATGGCCGCTGTTCCGCCCCAATTGCCTCTTACTGGAACCATCGAAGTAGACGAAACCTATGTTGGCGGTCGCAGACGTGGTTCTGGTGGCGGTCCTACTGCTGGCGGACACAAGGAAATTGTTATCGGCATTCGGCAGCGCAACAGCGAAGCTAACCCATCCGGCGAACTGCGTTTCTTCCACACCGAGGACGTTAAGAGCGGAACCCTTGCGAAGTACATTCGAGAGAACATCTCGACCGACGCTGTGGACGTGATTATGACGGATGAACTTCCCGCGTATCCGCCAGCCATGATGAAAGCGGGAGTACATGGGACTCGCCATAAGACGATCCGCCACAAACGCAGAATCTACGTCGAGGGTGACATTCACACCAATACCGTAGAGTCGGCATTCTCCCTGCTCAAGAGAGGCATCGTTGGTACGTGGCATCGGATTAGTGCAAAGCATCTTGAAGCCTACTTAAACGAGATGTGCTTCCGGTTTAACAATCGCAAAAACCCTTATCTATTCCGCGATACGCTGCTGAAAATGATTGAGTCGGAGAACATGGAATACAAACAACTCACTGCGTTTGACGAACAGCATGTCGCCTAA
- a CDS encoding enoyl-CoA hydratase-related protein, whose translation MTFENILFEKRNSIAYITINRPKVLNALNMATMGELRRVFTDLKQDREVRVVILTGAGEKSFVAGADIGELQRNNPVEAKEYTHRGQAVVDLVENLGKPVIACINGFALGGGCEIAMACTMRLASENAKLGQPEVKLGIIPGYGGTQRLPRLVGKGIAMQLLLTGEMISAQEAHRIGLVNEVVPAQELIARAEVIAQAIIKNAPLAIQYCLEAVNHGMEMPQQEGLCLEATLFAVCCATEDKKEGTSAFLEKRAANFSGK comes from the coding sequence ATGACGTTTGAAAATATTCTCTTTGAAAAACGAAATTCAATCGCTTACATCACCATCAACCGCCCCAAAGTCCTCAATGCTCTCAATATGGCGACGATGGGCGAACTGCGCAGAGTATTTACCGATCTGAAACAAGATCGCGAGGTTCGTGTCGTGATACTCACGGGCGCTGGCGAAAAATCGTTTGTTGCTGGGGCTGATATCGGCGAGCTGCAGAGAAACAACCCAGTCGAAGCCAAGGAGTACACGCATCGTGGCCAGGCGGTGGTCGATCTGGTCGAGAATCTCGGCAAGCCGGTGATTGCTTGCATCAACGGCTTCGCGCTTGGCGGTGGATGCGAGATCGCGATGGCCTGCACCATGCGTCTGGCGAGCGAAAATGCCAAACTCGGGCAGCCCGAAGTGAAACTCGGGATCATCCCTGGCTACGGTGGAACGCAGCGTTTGCCGCGGCTCGTCGGAAAAGGCATTGCTATGCAGCTCCTGCTTACCGGCGAGATGATTAGCGCGCAGGAAGCCCACCGCATCGGCCTCGTGAACGAGGTGGTTCCAGCTCAGGAGCTAATTGCGCGTGCCGAAGTAATTGCCCAGGCGATCATCAAGAATGCTCCGTTGGCGATTCAGTATTGCCTGGAAGCCGTGAATCACGGCATGGAGATGCCTCAGCAGGAAGGTCTTTGTCTCGAAGCCACGTTGTTCGCCGTTTGTTGCGCGACCGAAGACAAGAAAGAAGGAACCTCGGCTTTCCTGGAGAAGCGGGCCGCGAATTTTTCAGGCAAGTGA
- a CDS encoding 3-hydroxyacyl-CoA dehydrogenase family protein, which translates to MQINKVGVLGCGLMGSGIAQVAAQAGYDVTVLEAEQKALDKGFAGIEASLAKFVERGPEKGGITAQQKDEIRARLKGTQKKEDLAQCDIVIEAIIENIDEKKKVYGVLDGIVKRDAIFATNTSSISVTELMTATKRVDRFIGLHFFNPVPLMKLVEVVRTIATSDEVMNTAVEFGKKLGKVPVRTSDKTGFIVNRLLVPYLLDAIRAYEEGVGSIPDIDNAMKLGCGYPMGPFTLLDFVGLDTTYYITHVMYDEFKEQRFASPPLLKRLVLAGWYGKKTGKGFYDWTDAKNPVPVKL; encoded by the coding sequence ATGCAGATCAACAAAGTAGGCGTACTAGGCTGTGGCCTGATGGGCTCGGGGATTGCGCAGGTCGCGGCGCAGGCTGGCTACGACGTTACTGTGCTCGAGGCTGAGCAGAAGGCTCTCGACAAGGGCTTTGCCGGTATTGAGGCTTCGCTGGCAAAATTTGTCGAACGTGGTCCGGAGAAGGGCGGGATCACCGCACAGCAGAAAGACGAGATTCGCGCCAGACTAAAGGGTACTCAGAAGAAGGAAGACCTTGCGCAGTGCGACATTGTTATTGAAGCCATCATTGAAAACATCGATGAGAAGAAGAAGGTGTATGGCGTACTGGATGGAATCGTGAAACGCGATGCGATCTTCGCGACTAACACTTCTTCGATCTCAGTCACTGAGCTAATGACTGCCACCAAGCGCGTTGATCGCTTTATTGGCCTGCACTTTTTTAATCCAGTCCCTCTGATGAAGCTGGTCGAAGTTGTGCGCACGATTGCGACTTCAGATGAGGTCATGAACACCGCAGTCGAGTTCGGCAAGAAGTTAGGCAAGGTGCCTGTGCGCACGTCCGACAAAACCGGGTTCATCGTGAATCGTCTATTGGTGCCGTATCTGCTCGATGCCATTCGCGCGTATGAAGAAGGCGTAGGCTCAATTCCCGATATCGACAACGCCATGAAGCTGGGCTGCGGGTATCCTATGGGTCCGTTCACATTGCTCGACTTTGTTGGACTCGATACCACCTACTACATTACGCATGTGATGTACGACGAATTCAAAGAGCAGCGCTTCGCCTCGCCACCTCTGCTCAAGCGACTAGTACTGGCAGGCTGGTACGGAAAGAAAACCGGCAAAGGGTTTTACGACTGGACAGACGCGAAGAATCCGGTGCCCGTGAAGTTGTGA
- a CDS encoding acetyl-CoA C-acetyltransferase, producing MLQPTDIAIVNGARTPMGRYCGKLRDFTAMELAAVASKEAIRRCGVEPGEIDHAVFGNAQQTSGDALYGARHVALRGGLPIEVPALTVNRLCGSGMQSIVTAAQMIQLGESKIALAGGMESMSQAPHVIRGARWGLGLGEGKMEDSLMVALLDTYCGLYMAQTAEKYGGQHGITREMQDEFALRSQRRAAEAQKSCRLGEEITPVAIKDRRGNPTGEMFEKDDHLRSDSTIEGLAKLKPSFGKEGTVTAGNASGIVDGGAAVVLMPVAEAQKRGLKPLGRLVSWGIAGVDPSIMGSGPVPATRAALKKAGLTLDQIDLVEVNEAFAAQYLAVEKELGLDREKTNVNGGAIALGHPLGATGTRLVITLLYELRRRKKKYGLATACIGGGQGIAVVVESLAA from the coding sequence ATGCTGCAACCTACAGATATTGCCATCGTGAATGGCGCTCGCACGCCGATGGGCCGCTATTGCGGCAAACTGCGCGACTTTACTGCCATGGAGCTAGCAGCGGTCGCCAGCAAGGAAGCCATTCGACGCTGCGGAGTTGAGCCCGGCGAAATCGACCACGCCGTATTTGGAAACGCGCAGCAGACGTCGGGGGATGCACTGTACGGCGCACGCCACGTTGCGCTTCGCGGCGGTCTGCCCATCGAAGTTCCAGCGTTGACTGTAAACCGGTTGTGCGGATCGGGTATGCAGTCGATTGTGACTGCAGCCCAGATGATCCAACTCGGCGAGTCGAAGATCGCACTGGCTGGCGGGATGGAATCGATGTCGCAGGCGCCGCATGTCATTCGCGGAGCCCGGTGGGGCCTCGGCCTGGGCGAAGGCAAGATGGAGGATTCGCTCATGGTCGCGCTGCTCGACACTTACTGCGGGCTCTACATGGCGCAAACAGCCGAAAAGTATGGTGGACAGCACGGCATCACGCGCGAGATGCAGGACGAATTTGCTCTGCGCTCACAACGGCGAGCCGCCGAAGCGCAGAAGTCTTGCCGGCTGGGTGAGGAGATCACGCCGGTAGCGATCAAAGATCGTCGCGGAAACCCCACGGGCGAGATGTTCGAGAAAGACGACCATCTGCGCTCCGACAGCACAATCGAGGGACTCGCCAAGCTGAAGCCTTCGTTCGGCAAGGAAGGTACTGTCACAGCGGGGAATGCGAGCGGCATTGTCGATGGTGGCGCAGCGGTGGTATTGATGCCTGTCGCAGAAGCTCAAAAGCGCGGGCTGAAGCCTCTGGGACGTTTGGTGAGCTGGGGCATTGCGGGCGTCGATCCCAGCATCATGGGCAGCGGACCGGTTCCAGCCACGCGCGCCGCACTCAAGAAAGCCGGCTTGACGTTGGACCAGATCGATCTCGTAGAAGTGAATGAAGCTTTCGCGGCTCAGTATCTTGCCGTTGAGAAAGAGCTTGGTCTCGATCGCGAGAAGACCAACGTAAATGGGGGTGCGATCGCATTGGGGCACCCACTGGGAGCTACCGGAACCCGGCTGGTCATCACGCTGTTGTATGAACTTCGCCGTCGAAAGAAGAAATACGGTCTGGCGACAGCATGCATTGGCGGCGGGCAGGGCATCGCGGTAGTTGTCGAATCGCTCGCAGCCTAA
- the dnaB gene encoding replicative DNA helicase — protein sequence MNLEYLRLQSALGTLATAELNLERGMPASIEAEKSILGAILLDNLAYNEAAETLKADDFYLDSHRRLFGRIMDLMETGRPVDIITLTEELSKKKEVESVGGVAYISSLTDGLPRRPSIAQYVRIVRDKALLRSLIHACSGAMARAAEQADSAEEIIDAAESAIFQISENRIGQGFLGIPEIVKQSFGSVDALYERGQRITGLETYYEKLDEMTSGLQPSDLIIIAARPSMGKTAFAINIAENAAVRGGKTVGVFSLEMSREALVLRMLSSQAHVDSHKLRTGFLSRDDRQKLVSALNSLAEARIFIDDTPGIGLTEMRAKARRLAQQNNGKLDLIVVDYLQLMSGGGGKRYENRTQEVSAVSRGLKALAKELRVPVIALSQLSRAPESRGKGEQRPQLSDLRESGSIEQDADVVAFIFREEYYMRRDEIPPEVEGVAEIIIAKQRNGPTGSVKLAFLKNSTRFENMMDGAPPSEY from the coding sequence GTGAACCTCGAATACCTCCGCTTACAATCCGCTCTCGGGACCTTGGCTACTGCGGAATTAAATCTCGAACGAGGCATGCCGGCGAGCATCGAGGCGGAGAAGTCAATTCTCGGCGCCATTCTTCTCGACAACCTCGCCTACAACGAAGCGGCTGAGACGCTCAAAGCGGACGATTTTTATCTCGATTCGCACCGCCGCCTCTTCGGCCGCATCATGGACCTGATGGAAACCGGGCGACCGGTGGACATCATCACCCTTACCGAAGAACTCTCCAAGAAAAAAGAAGTCGAGTCGGTCGGCGGCGTCGCGTATATCTCGTCGCTCACCGACGGACTGCCTCGACGGCCGAGCATCGCGCAGTACGTGCGCATCGTGCGCGACAAGGCGCTGCTACGGTCCCTGATTCACGCTTGCAGTGGAGCGATGGCGCGCGCCGCCGAGCAGGCCGATTCCGCGGAAGAAATTATCGACGCTGCCGAGTCGGCGATTTTTCAGATTTCCGAGAACCGAATCGGCCAGGGCTTTCTTGGCATTCCTGAGATCGTCAAGCAGTCGTTCGGAAGCGTTGACGCGCTGTACGAGCGCGGACAGCGCATCACCGGTCTCGAAACCTATTACGAAAAGCTCGACGAGATGACCAGCGGTCTGCAGCCCTCTGACCTGATCATCATCGCCGCGCGTCCATCGATGGGCAAGACTGCCTTCGCGATCAATATCGCCGAGAACGCCGCGGTTCGCGGTGGAAAAACTGTCGGTGTGTTCTCGCTGGAAATGTCGCGCGAAGCTCTCGTCCTGCGCATGCTCTCATCGCAGGCACACGTGGACTCGCACAAGTTGCGCACCGGCTTTCTTAGCCGTGACGATCGGCAAAAACTAGTCTCAGCGCTCAACTCCCTGGCAGAAGCCAGGATCTTCATCGATGACACGCCCGGCATCGGTCTGACGGAGATGCGGGCGAAGGCGCGCCGCCTAGCCCAACAAAATAACGGGAAGCTCGACTTGATCGTGGTCGACTACCTGCAACTCATGAGTGGTGGTGGAGGAAAGAGATACGAGAACCGTACGCAGGAGGTTTCTGCGGTATCGCGCGGATTGAAGGCGCTCGCGAAAGAATTGCGAGTGCCGGTAATTGCTTTGTCGCAGTTGAGCCGCGCTCCGGAGAGTCGCGGAAAGGGTGAACAACGTCCGCAGCTCTCGGACTTGCGCGAATCAGGATCGATTGAGCAAGACGCCGACGTCGTCGCCTTCATCTTCCGCGAGGAGTACTACATGCGCAGAGACGAAATTCCGCCGGAAGTTGAAGGAGTCGCCGAGATCATTATCGCCAAACAGCGCAACGGCCCGACAGGAAGCGTGAAGCTGGCGTTCCTCAAGAACTCTACTCGATTCGAGAACATGATGGATGGCGCGCCACCTTCAGAATATTAA
- a CDS encoding tetratricopeptide repeat protein: MAHDLRVYLGPQAFKVAATNAYNRTGAHFPSLIADLMADISKRLDKAEKYLQKGKVDSALEEYLSILDVDPGNDKVRHTAADLFLQTNRNAEAAALLSELFDRELALGDNTRAGVTYKKLARIAPPKLGQTLRFAQAAERSGYRKEAIEAYTAVVTGFLQEGRENEALSAMRRMAALDPDPRNLKRLGDLASKLNDRETAAEVMLKLGVAEEGEGRSAFTLFERAYQQDPGNPNTAFQFGKALFDKGEVERALQVFETAASVQNSLPEHRKAYALALLAAHRPKEAVAILWQLYLKTPARLDEMGVLLGELLKQQNYKEALELARKIDTQQQRLGTRKEFAAFLRDITESHPPDADFLVYLSELFNATNREHDYCDALIQLFQLRYAAGDFNRAADALDRATDADPYLEGSERRLELLRGKIDSNRYRNIASRLQKAGAEPAMDDQKDEPREDLKVLVETEGEPTLLEDLMLQAEIFMQYSMRAKAMERLERIQKLFPHEEKKSEKLRQLYVSAGIVPQYGKASSESKVASPALTVESISAPAGSAPAFGGEGAVDSFARITEITRNIYRQSNVKGVLFAAVNDIGRHWGASRCVAGLCNPGKPPSAALEYCAPGVKQSDVMAIVRLIGVLQGLAVQRGSVVIEDVPKAPELQPLGEHLKALDLKSVLACPLTDGDQQVGVLILEQTDTRKSWPSADVVVLKTIADQMVLAVNNAKLRNLMKTLAVTDEQSGLLKRSSYIDVMMTEVKRSLQQNVPMTVMLLNFGKVSVLSREGGEGALETLMQNLGQSIVANIRQTDIAIRYDRTTIALILGDTKDTNSSFVIDKFRKVIAGVKVPGTENQISMTVGIAGAVIQKEYDPVDIVTEVINRAEQALDVAHSKGPNSSHALAAIYESAAIA, encoded by the coding sequence ATGGCCCATGACCTCCGTGTCTATCTGGGTCCACAAGCCTTTAAGGTCGCGGCGACTAACGCTTACAATCGAACTGGCGCTCATTTTCCTTCGCTGATTGCTGACCTCATGGCGGATATCTCCAAACGTCTGGATAAGGCCGAGAAGTACCTCCAGAAGGGCAAAGTGGACTCTGCTCTGGAGGAATACCTCTCCATTTTGGACGTCGATCCCGGCAACGATAAGGTGCGTCACACCGCCGCAGATCTCTTCCTGCAGACCAATCGCAACGCGGAAGCAGCGGCGCTTCTTAGCGAGCTGTTTGATCGGGAGCTTGCCCTCGGAGACAACACTCGGGCGGGCGTTACCTACAAGAAGCTGGCCCGCATAGCTCCTCCAAAGCTTGGGCAGACCCTGCGTTTTGCGCAGGCTGCGGAACGCAGCGGCTACCGGAAGGAGGCGATCGAAGCCTACACCGCGGTGGTCACTGGCTTTCTACAGGAAGGTCGGGAAAACGAGGCTCTCTCAGCCATGCGACGAATGGCGGCACTTGATCCCGATCCGCGCAACCTTAAACGGTTGGGCGATTTGGCCTCGAAGCTGAATGATCGCGAGACTGCGGCCGAGGTGATGCTCAAGCTCGGAGTCGCGGAAGAAGGCGAGGGCCGCTCGGCCTTCACACTATTCGAACGCGCCTATCAGCAAGATCCAGGAAATCCGAACACCGCGTTCCAGTTTGGGAAGGCACTCTTCGATAAAGGAGAGGTTGAACGGGCTCTTCAGGTGTTTGAAACTGCGGCCTCGGTGCAGAATAGCTTGCCGGAGCATCGCAAAGCCTATGCATTAGCTTTGCTCGCCGCTCACCGCCCCAAAGAAGCCGTGGCCATCCTGTGGCAACTCTATCTGAAAACTCCGGCGAGGCTGGATGAGATGGGTGTGCTGCTTGGGGAGCTGCTCAAGCAGCAGAACTACAAAGAAGCCCTGGAACTAGCGCGCAAGATCGATACTCAACAGCAGCGCCTGGGCACGCGAAAGGAGTTTGCTGCGTTTCTACGAGACATTACCGAGTCACATCCGCCAGACGCCGACTTTCTCGTTTATCTCAGTGAGCTCTTCAATGCTACGAATCGCGAGCACGACTATTGCGATGCGCTCATCCAGTTGTTTCAGCTTCGATACGCCGCTGGCGATTTCAACCGCGCGGCGGATGCGCTTGACCGCGCCACCGACGCCGACCCGTATCTGGAGGGCTCAGAGCGCCGATTAGAGTTGCTGCGCGGCAAGATCGACTCGAATCGTTATCGGAATATTGCGAGCCGTCTTCAAAAGGCCGGCGCAGAGCCGGCGATGGATGACCAGAAGGATGAGCCGCGAGAAGACCTAAAGGTCCTTGTTGAGACCGAAGGCGAGCCCACGCTGCTCGAGGACCTGATGCTCCAGGCGGAGATCTTCATGCAGTACTCCATGCGCGCAAAGGCCATGGAGCGGTTGGAGCGCATTCAGAAGCTATTCCCGCATGAGGAAAAGAAGTCGGAGAAGCTGCGCCAACTCTACGTGAGCGCCGGCATAGTTCCCCAATATGGGAAGGCCTCTTCAGAGTCCAAGGTAGCGTCCCCCGCACTGACTGTTGAATCGATCTCAGCGCCGGCTGGATCGGCTCCTGCTTTCGGTGGAGAGGGTGCCGTCGATAGCTTCGCGCGAATCACCGAGATCACGCGCAATATCTATCGCCAATCGAACGTAAAGGGCGTGCTGTTTGCAGCAGTCAACGACATTGGACGTCACTGGGGCGCCAGTCGATGCGTTGCTGGCTTGTGCAATCCCGGCAAGCCGCCCTCGGCAGCGTTGGAATATTGCGCGCCTGGCGTGAAGCAGTCGGACGTAATGGCCATTGTTCGTCTGATCGGCGTGCTGCAGGGACTCGCAGTGCAGCGTGGATCAGTTGTGATTGAAGATGTGCCCAAGGCTCCTGAGCTTCAGCCTCTCGGCGAGCACCTGAAAGCACTGGATCTCAAATCGGTCCTCGCCTGTCCGCTGACCGACGGAGATCAGCAAGTTGGCGTTCTCATTTTGGAGCAGACGGATACGCGGAAATCCTGGCCTTCGGCCGACGTAGTGGTGCTAAAGACGATTGCCGATCAGATGGTGTTGGCGGTGAACAACGCCAAGCTACGAAATCTGATGAAAACGCTTGCCGTGACCGATGAACAATCGGGCCTGCTCAAGCGGTCGTCGTACATCGACGTGATGATGACTGAGGTTAAGCGGTCCTTGCAGCAGAACGTCCCGATGACGGTCATGCTGCTTAACTTCGGCAAGGTGAGCGTTCTTTCGCGAGAAGGCGGAGAAGGCGCGTTGGAAACTCTAATGCAGAACCTGGGGCAGAGCATTGTCGCCAACATCCGGCAGACAGATATCGCGATTCGCTACGATCGCACTACGATAGCGTTGATTCTCGGCGATACCAAGGATACGAACTCCTCGTTCGTGATCGATAAATTCCGAAAGGTAATTGCAGGAGTGAAGGTTCCCGGGACGGAAAATCAAATTTCCATGACCGTGGGAATTGCGGGGGCGGTAATTCAAAAGGAATACGATCCTGTGGACATAGTGACTGAGGTCATAAATCGCGCAGAGCAGGCCCTGGACGTTGCGCATTCGAAGGGTCCAAATTCCTCACACGCACTGGCGGCGATCTATGAGTCGGCTGCAATTGCTTGA
- a CDS encoding PilZ domain-containing protein, translating to MLQQSHLAVDMMRSGLDRRRSSTRILIAIPAEVVCPEISPRHHAALVRDISLGGAFLYSGFTPALNAEITVHFVVPFAGRRVRVTCHTQVVRVEKSPQGGATGFAVKFRNHDVSVIH from the coding sequence ATGTTGCAGCAAAGCCATCTAGCAGTGGACATGATGCGCAGCGGACTCGATCGGCGCCGCTCTTCCACGCGCATTCTCATTGCGATTCCTGCAGAAGTGGTTTGCCCCGAGATAAGTCCCAGACATCATGCCGCGCTGGTGCGCGACATCAGCCTCGGCGGAGCGTTTCTATATTCCGGCTTCACACCTGCACTCAACGCGGAGATCACAGTGCACTTCGTCGTCCCGTTCGCTGGGAGGCGTGTACGAGTCACCTGTCATACCCAGGTTGTTCGGGTTGAAAAGTCTCCACAAGGCGGCGCGACCGGGTTTGCCGTGAAGTTCCGTAATCACGACGTCAGCGTCATACACTGA
- a CDS encoding aminotransferase class V-fold PLP-dependent enzyme — protein sequence MPDDLLRFRPEFPILANTRYLISNSLGAMPRATQQALNEYAEVWATRGVRAWEETWWMLGHEIGGLIEGLMNAESNTVSLHQNVTQCQAVVASCFDFSGTRNKVVYTDMNFPSVMYFWEAQRALGARVHMVPTDDGVHVPTKRLLAAIDEDTLLVPVSHVIFRSAYINDAKAIVERAHRVGAHVVLDTFQSLGTVPVDVRALSVDFACGGVLKWLCGGPGTAYLYVRPDLGKKLQPRFTGWIAHEEPFHFEIGPIRYAEPPYKFMNGTPNVPALYAARPGLKIIGSAGIENIRAKSKRQVSKLIELADARGWKVNTPRDPEKRGGTVSIDMPNSKEVCAELLKRDVLVDWRPKAGVRMSPHFYTSDQEIETAIEAVEEILSGMAVAK from the coding sequence ATGCCCGACGATCTTCTCCGATTCCGCCCGGAATTTCCGATCCTGGCGAACACCAGGTACTTGATCAGCAATTCCCTTGGCGCCATGCCGCGCGCGACTCAGCAGGCTCTCAACGAGTACGCCGAAGTTTGGGCGACGAGGGGAGTGCGCGCTTGGGAAGAAACCTGGTGGATGCTCGGGCATGAGATTGGTGGGTTGATTGAAGGACTGATGAATGCCGAGTCCAACACAGTCTCTCTTCACCAGAACGTGACGCAGTGCCAGGCGGTTGTAGCCTCCTGCTTCGACTTTTCCGGAACGCGCAACAAGGTTGTCTACACCGACATGAACTTCCCCTCAGTGATGTATTTCTGGGAAGCTCAACGCGCACTCGGCGCTCGCGTGCACATGGTACCCACAGATGACGGCGTCCATGTTCCAACCAAGCGTCTGCTGGCCGCAATCGACGAAGATACGTTGCTGGTGCCGGTCTCGCACGTCATCTTTCGCAGCGCTTACATCAACGATGCGAAGGCCATCGTCGAGCGCGCACATCGCGTCGGCGCACACGTGGTGCTCGATACTTTCCAGTCTCTCGGAACGGTGCCAGTAGATGTTCGTGCACTGAGCGTGGATTTCGCTTGCGGCGGGGTCCTCAAATGGTTGTGTGGCGGGCCTGGTACTGCATACCTTTACGTGCGGCCGGATCTCGGGAAGAAGCTGCAGCCGCGGTTTACCGGATGGATCGCCCACGAAGAGCCTTTTCACTTTGAGATCGGTCCCATCCGTTACGCCGAGCCTCCATATAAGTTCATGAACGGCACGCCAAATGTTCCGGCACTGTACGCAGCACGGCCGGGCCTCAAGATCATCGGCTCGGCGGGAATCGAGAACATTCGCGCAAAGTCGAAACGCCAAGTTTCCAAGCTGATTGAACTAGCTGACGCACGCGGCTGGAAAGTGAATACGCCCCGCGATCCGGAGAAGCGCGGCGGCACAGTTTCGATTGACATGCCGAACTCAAAAGAAGTTTGCGCTGAATTGCTGAAGCGCGACGTTCTCGTCGACTGGCGTCCCAAGGCGGGCGTACGTATGTCGCCGCACTTCTATACGTCGGATCAGGAGATCGAGACCGCTATTGAGGCAGTAGAAGAAATCCTCAGTGGCATGGCAGTTGCGAAGTGA
- the lexA gene encoding transcriptional repressor LexA has protein sequence MIFVDNSPFLRNTYQRMALTKRQREIYDFISNFVQSKGYSPSFDEIGTGMGLRSLATVHKHITNLERKGLLKRDYNRSRSIDLLPVRGMRARQKHAESLRLPLLGRIAAGRPVETYENPETIGLDDITRSREVFVLEVRGDSMQDEHIVDGDYVMVERVKNAQNGEIVVALIEGIETTLKRFYREGPKVRLQPANSAMAPIMVAANAVQIQGRVIGVLRKY, from the coding sequence ATGATTTTCGTTGACAATTCGCCTTTTCTTCGCAACACTTATCAGCGTATGGCACTCACCAAGCGGCAGCGCGAAATCTACGACTTCATTTCCAACTTCGTTCAATCCAAAGGCTACTCGCCCTCTTTCGACGAGATCGGAACGGGAATGGGTCTACGTTCCCTGGCGACCGTGCACAAGCACATCACGAATCTAGAGCGAAAGGGGTTGCTTAAGCGCGACTACAACCGCAGCCGCTCGATTGATCTGCTGCCGGTACGAGGAATGCGCGCGCGTCAAAAGCATGCGGAGTCGCTGCGCTTGCCCCTGCTTGGGCGCATCGCCGCTGGCCGCCCCGTGGAGACTTACGAAAATCCAGAGACGATTGGGCTCGATGACATTACGCGATCAAGAGAAGTATTTGTGCTCGAAGTCCGAGGCGATTCGATGCAGGATGAACACATCGTCGATGGCGACTACGTGATGGTCGAGCGGGTGAAGAACGCGCAGAACGGCGAGATCGTGGTTGCGCTCATCGAAGGAATCGAAACCACGCTCAAGCGTTTTTATCGCGAAGGACCGAAGGTCAGATTGCAGCCGGCTAATTCAGCTATGGCGCCGATCATGGTCGCAGCCAATGCAGTGCAGATTCAAGGCAGAGTGATTGGTGTGCTGAGAAAGTATTAG